The Methylorubrum populi genome contains a region encoding:
- a CDS encoding LysR substrate-binding domain-containing protein, translating into MKALEEDLGILLFERHARGVRLTEAGRHFVERIAAGVDHLDHAVKTAGMAATGECGRLRIGIHALIPGSFLAKLIGRYREDHRGVAVEITENAPRDAAMQLRAGRLDILFMAGTFDLPDLHSRRIWTEPLMAVLPERHRLAGRPGVVWHDLAGETFLVRHGGTGPQVYDHILLRLAGRWPVPSILRFDVGRSTLLSMVGQGFGVTIGGAAMAMLPSAGVAFLPITDEPEPLAFSAVWSPHNRSTAIRNLLDLAGRTGRETSADPAA; encoded by the coding sequence GTGAAGGCGCTGGAGGAAGACCTCGGCATCCTCTTGTTCGAGCGACATGCGCGCGGCGTGCGGTTGACCGAGGCGGGACGCCATTTCGTCGAGCGGATCGCGGCCGGGGTCGATCATCTCGACCATGCGGTGAAGACCGCAGGCATGGCGGCGACGGGGGAATGTGGCCGGCTGCGTATCGGCATCCATGCCCTGATCCCCGGCAGCTTCCTTGCCAAGTTGATCGGGCGGTATCGCGAGGACCATCGCGGCGTCGCGGTCGAGATCACCGAGAACGCGCCCCGCGATGCGGCGATGCAGCTTCGCGCCGGCCGGCTCGACATCCTGTTCATGGCGGGGACGTTTGATCTGCCGGACCTTCATTCCCGGCGCATCTGGACCGAACCGCTCATGGCCGTGCTGCCGGAGCGGCATCGGCTCGCCGGACGGCCGGGCGTCGTCTGGCACGATCTGGCGGGCGAGACTTTCCTCGTCCGCCACGGCGGCACCGGACCGCAGGTCTACGACCATATCCTGCTGCGCCTCGCAGGGCGTTGGCCGGTGCCATCGATCCTGCGCTTCGATGTCGGGCGTAGCACGCTGCTCTCGATGGTCGGCCAGGGCTTCGGCGTCACCATCGGCGGCGCGGCCATGGCGATGCTGCCGAGCGCGGGCGTCGCCTTTCTCCCGATCACGGACGAGCCGGAGCCGCTTGCCTTCTCGGCCGTCTGGTCGCCGCACAATCGCAGCACCGCGATCCGCAACCTGCTCGACCTCGCCGGCAGGACCGGCCGTGAAACCTCCGCCGATCCTGCCGCCTGA
- the mdoH gene encoding glucans biosynthesis glucosyltransferase MdoH: MPETADIAADPTLGPVPVTDRPGPVGQGVGQGVRQEGSEGVDRRSMPPRAPLAMPVQDLHRIPATARDGGGGPLLARLFVFGGAAALTAYGAVQMYEVISVSGGATWLQYVLLVLFVLNFSWIALAFTAALLGFATLLRRERPAPLPARLATRTAIVMPVYNEGSARVFAGLQAMHEAVAATGLGAHFDWFVLSDSTQGDAWIAEERAFLSLREELGPGARLHYRHREKNHHRKAGNIADFVTGWGAAYDHMLVLDADSLLTGGCIVRLAAAMEADPRAGIIQSLPLIINRNTLFARLQQFAARIYGPVIATGLSVWSGRDGNYWGHNAIIRMRAFAEAAGLPDLKGRPPFGGHILSHDFVEAALIRRAGWGVTMLPRLEGSYEESPPSLIDLAVRDRRWAQGNLQHARVISAAGLAAASRQHFATGIAGYVASPLWLAQLVIGIVIVLQTAWVRPEYFSAEFGLYPVWPRFDPVRALQLFALTMGILLAPKFLGLILALLDGDTRRASGGAGRLTLSFLIEILLSALIAPIAMLVQSGSVFQILAGRDTGWNPQRRDDGSIPLSAIMRRHRWHTGLGLVTGIAAFAIATSLFLWMSPTILGLVLAIPLSWASGQLALGLALKARGLLVTPEEQAPPAIALRAGELARRNAARGFDDTDALAALHADADLAHTHAAMLPEGTPRPRGRIDTDHTLARAKIVEAETLAEAQAWLAPKECFALLHDRALLDQLTRLRAA, from the coding sequence ATGCCCGAGACCGCCGACATCGCCGCCGACCCCACCCTCGGCCCGGTCCCCGTCACCGACCGCCCGGGTCCGGTCGGCCAGGGCGTCGGGCAGGGAGTCCGGCAAGAGGGCAGCGAGGGCGTGGACCGCCGATCCATGCCGCCGCGGGCTCCCCTGGCGATGCCGGTGCAGGACCTGCACCGGATACCCGCCACCGCGCGCGACGGCGGCGGCGGGCCTCTGCTCGCGCGGCTGTTCGTGTTCGGGGGCGCGGCCGCGCTCACCGCCTACGGCGCGGTGCAGATGTACGAGGTGATCTCGGTCTCCGGCGGCGCGACGTGGCTGCAATACGTGCTGCTGGTGCTGTTCGTCCTGAACTTCTCCTGGATCGCGCTCGCCTTCACCGCCGCGCTCCTCGGCTTCGCGACCCTGCTGCGGCGCGAGCGGCCGGCACCGCTTCCGGCGAGGCTCGCCACCCGCACCGCCATCGTCATGCCCGTCTACAACGAGGGCAGCGCCCGGGTCTTCGCCGGGCTCCAGGCGATGCACGAGGCCGTCGCGGCCACGGGCCTGGGCGCTCATTTCGACTGGTTCGTGCTGTCCGATTCGACGCAAGGAGACGCCTGGATCGCCGAGGAGCGCGCCTTCCTGTCCTTGCGCGAAGAGCTCGGCCCCGGAGCCCGCCTCCACTACCGCCACCGCGAAAAGAACCACCACCGCAAGGCCGGCAACATCGCCGACTTCGTCACTGGCTGGGGCGCCGCCTACGACCACATGCTGGTGCTCGACGCCGACAGTCTGCTCACCGGCGGCTGCATCGTCCGGCTCGCCGCCGCGATGGAGGCGGACCCTCGGGCCGGCATCATCCAGAGCCTGCCGCTCATCATCAACCGCAACACCCTGTTCGCCCGCCTCCAGCAATTCGCCGCGCGCATCTACGGGCCGGTGATCGCCACCGGCCTCTCGGTCTGGTCGGGCCGCGACGGCAATTACTGGGGCCACAACGCCATCATCCGGATGCGGGCCTTCGCCGAGGCCGCCGGCCTGCCGGACCTGAAGGGCCGCCCGCCCTTCGGCGGCCACATCCTCAGCCACGACTTCGTCGAGGCGGCGCTGATCCGCCGCGCCGGCTGGGGCGTGACCATGCTGCCGCGGCTGGAGGGCTCCTACGAGGAGAGCCCGCCCTCGCTGATCGATCTCGCCGTGCGCGACCGGCGCTGGGCGCAGGGCAACCTCCAGCACGCCCGCGTCATCAGCGCGGCGGGGCTGGCGGCCGCCTCGCGCCAGCACTTCGCCACGGGCATCGCCGGCTACGTCGCCTCACCGCTCTGGCTCGCCCAGCTCGTGATCGGCATCGTCATCGTGCTGCAGACCGCCTGGGTGCGCCCGGAATATTTTTCCGCCGAGTTCGGCCTCTACCCGGTCTGGCCGCGCTTCGATCCGGTGCGCGCGCTCCAACTGTTCGCGTTGACCATGGGCATCCTGCTCGCCCCGAAGTTTTTGGGATTGATCCTCGCACTTCTGGACGGCGATACCCGGCGGGCGAGCGGCGGGGCCGGGCGGCTGACGCTGTCCTTCCTGATCGAGATCCTGCTCTCGGCGCTGATCGCGCCGATCGCGATGCTGGTCCAGTCGGGCTCGGTGTTCCAGATCCTGGCCGGGCGCGACACCGGCTGGAACCCGCAGCGGCGCGACGACGGCTCGATCCCCCTCTCGGCCATCATGCGCCGCCACCGCTGGCACACGGGTCTCGGCCTCGTCACGGGCATCGCGGCCTTCGCCATCGCCACCTCCCTGTTCCTGTGGATGTCCCCGACGATCCTCGGCCTCGTCCTGGCGATCCCGCTCTCCTGGGCCAGCGGCCAACTGGCGCTCGGCCTCGCCCTGAAGGCCCGCGGCCTGCTGGTGACGCCCGAGGAGCAGGCCCCGCCGGCCATCGCGCTGCGCGCGGGCGAGCTCGCCCGCCGCAACGCCGCCCGCGGCTTCGACGACACGGACGCGCTCGCCGCGCTCCACGCCGACGCAGACCTCGCCCACACCCACGCGGCGATGCTGCCCGAGGGCACACCCCGCCCCCGCGGACGCATCGACACCGACCATACGCTCGCCCGCGCCAAGATCGTGGAGGCAGAGACCTTGGCCGAAGCGCAAGCGTGGCTTGCCCCGAAGGAATGCTTCGCCCTGCTCCACGACCGCGCCCTTCTCGACCAGCTCACCCGCCTGCGGGCAGCCTGA
- a CDS encoding MFS transporter has protein sequence MKSDARTAEPILSPIADTPRRPPWMGLSILLLAGFVTIFDLFVVNVAIPSMQAELGANLSQIGFIVAGYELAFGVLLVTGGRLGDLYGRRRLFVFGMADFTLASLLCGIAPNVEVLIGARVAQGLTAALLFPQVYASIRVNFSGEDSRRAFGYLGMTLGLAAIAGQILGGFLVEADVLGLGWRTIFLINVPVGIFAIAMARFIPETRAPEPATLDWPGVALVSLGLTLLLVPLVEAPTYGWHPWSFLALAGAAVLLFAFYRQQERRRRTGYQPLVDMALMRQPRFAQGGLLVLLIYSTASSFFLCFALLAQTGFGLSPFEAGSVFVPCSIAFVILSLSAPRLVARFGTPAIAVGALVYAVSFGVLIGQVWIAGADLVIAHLIPALIVIGGAQAMIMTPLLNLVLGFVEERRAGMASGVISTLQQIGAALGVAAVGILFGAALKVDAEDQAGLYASAFVSGMTYNVVAAVIAAILLARLAAYGRPES, from the coding sequence ATGAAATCAGACGCCCGCACCGCCGAACCGATCCTTTCCCCGATTGCCGACACACCCCGGCGTCCGCCCTGGATGGGCCTTTCGATCCTGCTGCTCGCGGGCTTCGTGACCATCTTCGACCTGTTCGTCGTCAACGTCGCGATCCCTTCAATGCAGGCGGAGCTAGGTGCGAACTTGTCGCAGATCGGCTTCATCGTGGCAGGTTACGAGCTGGCCTTCGGCGTCCTGCTCGTGACCGGCGGGCGATTGGGAGACCTCTACGGGCGGCGGCGGCTTTTCGTCTTCGGCATGGCGGATTTCACCCTCGCGTCGCTGTTGTGCGGCATCGCCCCCAACGTGGAGGTGCTGATCGGCGCGCGCGTGGCCCAGGGGCTGACGGCGGCGCTGCTCTTCCCGCAGGTCTATGCCTCGATCCGGGTGAATTTCTCCGGCGAGGATAGCCGCCGCGCCTTTGGATATCTCGGCATGACGCTGGGACTCGCCGCCATCGCCGGGCAGATACTCGGCGGGTTCCTGGTGGAAGCGGACGTCCTCGGTCTCGGCTGGCGCACGATCTTCCTCATCAACGTGCCGGTCGGGATCTTCGCGATCGCCATGGCGCGTTTCATTCCCGAGACGCGCGCGCCGGAGCCCGCGACGCTCGACTGGCCGGGGGTGGCGCTGGTCAGCCTCGGCCTGACGCTCCTGCTCGTGCCGTTGGTCGAAGCCCCGACCTATGGCTGGCATCCCTGGAGCTTCCTCGCGCTCGCCGGAGCGGCCGTCCTCCTCTTCGCCTTCTACCGCCAGCAGGAACGCCGCCGCAGGACCGGCTACCAGCCGCTCGTGGACATGGCCTTGATGCGCCAGCCGCGTTTCGCGCAAGGCGGGCTCCTGGTGCTGCTGATCTATTCGACGGCGTCCTCCTTCTTCCTTTGCTTCGCGCTTCTGGCGCAAACGGGCTTCGGCCTCAGCCCGTTCGAGGCCGGCAGCGTCTTCGTGCCGTGCTCGATCGCCTTCGTCATCCTCTCCTTGAGCGCCCCGCGCCTCGTCGCACGCTTTGGAACGCCTGCCATCGCCGTGGGGGCGCTGGTCTATGCGGTCTCGTTCGGCGTCCTGATCGGACAGGTCTGGATCGCCGGGGCCGATCTCGTCATCGCCCATCTGATCCCGGCGCTGATCGTGATCGGCGGGGCGCAGGCGATGATAATGACCCCGCTGCTCAACCTCGTGCTCGGCTTCGTGGAGGAGCGTCGGGCCGGCATGGCGTCGGGCGTCATTTCCACGCTCCAGCAGATCGGCGCGGCGCTCGGCGTCGCGGCGGTCGGCATTCTGTTCGGCGCCGCGCTCAAGGTGGATGCCGAGGACCAAGCCGGACTCTACGCATCCGCTTTCGTCAGCGGCATGACCTACAACGTGGTCGCCGCTGTGATCGCCGCCATTCTGCTGGCCCGCTTGGCGGCTTACGGACGCCCGGAAAGCTGA